The Colletotrichum destructivum chromosome 7, complete sequence genome contains the following window.
CCACTTAGAACCACTGTCGCAGACCAATACGCTGAAGTCCTCATCCCTAGAATCATGACAGCTTTGAACCCTTGATAAGGAAGCAAGTCACAGCTCCCCCATGCCATTTACAGCACCTCGAACGCTAAGCAAGCTTGACGAGCATCGTCTTAGGACGCGCCACCGAGAACGCGCGGTAGCTGATTTTTCCCGCCCCCAATCTACGCGAGAGCCCATCCGACGTCATCAAGAGCAACACGTCGTAGACGTCGAGCACGGCGATCCCACCGAAGCGTTGCTCGTCCCAGTGCGGatcgccgtcctcgttctGGGGGCGCGTCGACGGCTCCGTCGTTTCCTGGAGCATGCCGGCGAGGGCTTCGTCGGGGTCACGACGCCACTCCTCGCTGAAGACGAATTCCTGGATCCCGCGCGGGTCCGCGTCCCAATACTGGTCCCatcccgccggcggcggcacgacGCGTGGCAGGCTCCCGcgcgagatggcggcgaggtggTACTcacggccgtcgtcgtcgggtgGAACGCACCGTCCGCTGTTGAGGGTGAGGAAGCCGGCGCGGTATCCTTGGTGGTAGACGATGCGCTGCCACGGGCGGCGGTAGTTGGACGAGCGTGACTCGTCGTTTAGGCCGAGTTGCAGGAATCCATCCTCAACTTTCATCTTGAAAGAGGCTTTCTCCATGTCGCAGGAGGTGATCGGGACGACGTGTGCATAAAAAAGAAGCACGCCGTTCATGTCGGGGAGGTCGTTGATCTTGTGGCCTGGAAGGTCGACTGGGTAGGTAAATTGGACCCCCGGGTATGCATCGTGGGAGTAGATGTGGCGGTTGAACTCTTCGTTGCGGCTCACAACCCAACCGTCTTTGCCCGAGGTGTCCATGTGATGCAGGGTATAGACATCAAGCTCCCTCAAGAGCAacctggccttggcgactTTCTGCGCGTAATCTTCTACCTCTTCCTCCGTTGGGTCTTCCATGGCTTTGTACCGATCAATAAACCACTGCGGGGTCTCCTCGACAAGCCAACGTATAACAGGCGCAGGGTCCCAGAGCAGAGAGTTCTTCCACCCTCGTCCGCGATAGAACACCTGGCCCTGCCACGCAGCCCACGACCAACTCGGGAAGACAGGAGCGTCGTTCTGTAGTCGAAGCTGAAGAGGCTCTCTAGCCTGCCAAAGCAATGCCTGTTCAAATGCGAACGAGGGCAGTCCGAACCAGAACTTGGTGTTGATGCCCCGCCGGACGATATGCTCCACGCCAGCGAAGGCATTCACAGCGTCAGACTCCCAACTCAGCTTGCGCTTGGTGTAGTCATCTACTGCGCGGCGGTACAGGTCCCAGGGTGTCCTCAGTTCGCCGGTATCACCGAGGGAGTCCATGAAATCGCGGGGCGGGTCCACGGCAATGTCGAATACAGGAGCTATCTCTCTTCGCTCCTTCAGACCCATCTTCATAAAGGCTTCAATGTCAATATCCTCGGTGATCATAATGaccgcgtcctcgtcccgtGAAGACGAGAATCCCTTGTTGGCGAATTGACTCAGTGACGGATGAGACCACAGCGAGGCGATCAGATCTGACTGGGACTGGTCCTCGATGGTCGCATGTTGGAATGCCGGGTCGGGAACAGGAACAGTCTCCTCAAGCATGACGGCACTGTGGACGCACTTGAAGACCATCTGTGAGTCGGTAAAGTAGACACACCGCGCTGAGAGCGCCCGCTCCTGGAACGTCCACGCTCGTGAGCTCCACGCTGATCGTTCAATGTCGGGGACAGGTTGACGTGGATCGTGAAGGCCTATAGCCAGCGTGAGGCCTTGGACGTTGGCCACATCCTGCGCGATAGAGCGAGGGGCGGCGCCCATGCCGGGTAGACCCTCGTGAGGGTCGGCGTTGGCAGAAGCGACAATGGTCAACGTAGCTCCGCCGTAGATGGGACCCATTTTCGAAAtgatcttggccttgtcTACGGGGTCGTCCTGAAGGATGCATAGGGCGTCCACCCACAGGTAGCGCAAGCCAGCTTCCTTGGTGACCTTGATCGCGTCCTTGATCGTCTGGGGTAAGTCGACTATCTGCAGGCCGTTGGGTGCATCTAGGCTGTCTCGTGTGGCGGTGGTGTACTGTGTCTGGCTGCCCTTTCCCCAGACGTAAGACAGACAGGCGTACCGGCACGGCGTTTCCACCTCGCGGACGCGGAACTCGTCCGTGTCAATAACCCGTAACGAAGGCAAGTCGAGGTCAGGGCTCTCTTCAGAGGACTGATGAGTACCCTCGCAGATCTGAAACCATTGCCTCAGTCGGTCCATGTCAGCTTGATGCTGATGCACGAATGTTCCGGCCAGGGGCTGCTGCGGCTTTTCTTCCACGCTTTGCACCACAAACCTCACAACGgtcctcccctctccctgGAGCAAAATCTCCAGTTTGAGAGCATACTCGGGCCCCTCGTCTATGACATTGATGTAGAATTGGCCGTCCCTGATGCTGTCCTCATCCATTTGAGAAAGGCTTCCGTCCTCGATGATTTTCCGCCGCAGCAGTCCGCAGAAAGCGCAGGTGTTGCCATCATCTTGCATGATCTTCCACAAACCGTGAATTTTGATCTGAGTAGGCATCGAAGGCACGTTGTTGCCCGGGATTCCGCGCTGGGTAAACAAGACGCCGAAGTTGAGGTGCCGGCACATGTGGCAGAGATAGTCAGGGTCGTTCTCAGGGAGAATTTCCGGGTCGGTGATAAACCACTCGTCATCCAGCGGTGCGTCGGACCTGAGGGGCTCCCAGCGTTTCACAAAGGAATGGTGCTTGTACTGCTCAAACCTGGTGCGTTGTTCGACAGTAgccttggcgacgatgcggtGGTCTTCAGGTTCAGTGTCGCTCTTGAGGCGGATGGCGAGCCGCTCAAGGTCTCTGTCAGAGGGCATATCAACGTCTTGTTTCTTCTCGTCCCGGCGGGCCTCTCTGTCGGCGAGGAGTTTGGCACCTCGCCGCTGGAAGAGATCGCCCAAGTCATCGTGTGTTGCAGGGGCAGTGTCTGGTGGCTGGTTCGAGGTGCTGTCTGGAGAAGATACGGCGTCTGACATGGTGACCACCGGTGATTTACCGCTGTTATAACTTTGTGCTACAAAAGTGAGTGAGGAAGTGCAATTCTAAGCAGGCCATGTTTCTGTAGTGTTGTAAAGTAAGTGACTGGGAGTTTGAGGTATATGGATACTCTTGAGATACCCATCCCAAGGCGTGTCAGCGTCAGCATTAGGCAGCGGCATTCAAGTTTGACAATCGATAACGATGTGTAAGTTGTGCATTCTTTATGAAATATCACGTGTGTGCATTATCTTGGGTGGGGGGTCCAGTACAAAAAGATGTGCATAGGATAGGTACTCTAGCCAACACTGCAGCTTCCTCAAGAGTTCATGCAGCAATACGGCAATGCAGCAATGCAGCAGTACAATAATGCTGTCTAGGTACTTAGTAGGTAGTTATATTCTGGCTGGTGCATTTATCGGATTTGCTTCAAGAAGCAGCACCGCTACGGGGTTCGAACCAGGAACTGGGAACTCACAAATGAGATGGAGCCAAGATCAAGGCGTTCAGATGAACATGAGAGCCTATCTGGAGTGACAGAGACCCTGTTCAAGACTCTCTCACATACTTCCCCAGGTTACCCCACACACACTTACACCCACCGTCTTCCATTCCCATTGTGTTACCCCGCactcttcttttccttggcctcctcttcttctccatctttgCCGACATCCCCGACACGACGTACGACAAAACTCATGCCTACAGTACGAAATCCGCCCAGCGCGATGAGCTGCAAAGCGGGAGAAGCACAGCAAATCCTACCACCCATCTTTGACCCGAATTGACCGAGCCCCATGGCCCCCGCCATCTGCCGAGAGACACTATTTCACTGCGTCCCACTAACAAATGCTTCCAGCAAGACCCTCCTAACAGTAGAAATGACGATGCCTCCAAGTCAAGGGGCTTTGCGGGGACCTCTGCTTAGGCTAATCTTTTGAGTTCCGTCAATCAATCGAGCCCCGGCCTCTTGGGTCCTGGCCGAGCTGTTCGGCTTAGCGCATCGCGACGCTTCAGCATTAAAGGAGATGCCTCCCCTTCCATAAGCGAAGGTCCTGCGATGCCCTCGACCAAGGCCTTGCTTCTCAAATCCAGGCATCAACATCCAACATGGTCTCCTCCAAGTCGCTCCTCGTGAGCTTCAGTCTTGTCGCTGGCACCCTAGCACAATCCTGCTGGCGCAACGCAACCTGCACACACCCGACAGAAGCCTCCTTCCCCGGGCCCTGGGACGCGAACAACTTCGCACCCGACTCCCGCACCGCGCGGCCCAAAtccgtcctctccctctccaccGGCGAACCCCTCACCACGTTTacgtcctcctcctcctcatcctctgCAGTTCAAGTACTAAAGGGTAATGGCTCGGCGCTGGTGTTCGACTTTggcgtccttgtcggcggcgtcacAACGGTGAACTACACTCTCACCGGCGCTGGACCCGCAactctcggcctcgcctgGACTGAAGCGAAGAACTGGATCGGCGAG
Protein-coding sequences here:
- a CDS encoding Putative heterokaryon incompatibility, whose translation is MSDAVSSPDSTSNQPPDTAPATHDDLGDLFQRRGAKLLADREARRDEKKQDVDMPSDRDLERLAIRLKSDTEPEDHRIVAKATVEQRTRFEQYKHHSFVKRWEPLRSDAPLDDEWFITDPEILPENDPDYLCHMCRHLNFGVLFTQRGIPGNNVPSMPTQIKIHGLWKIMQDDGNTCAFCGLLRRKIIEDGSLSQMDEDSIRDGQFYINVIDEGPEYALKLEILLQGEGRTVVRFVVQSVEEKPQQPLAGTFVHQHQADMDRLRQWFQICEGTHQSSEESPDLDLPSLRVIDTDEFRVREVETPCRYACLSYVWGKGSQTQYTTATRDSLDAPNGLQIVDLPQTIKDAIKVTKEAGLRYLWVDALCILQDDPVDKAKIISKMGPIYGGATLTIVASANADPHEGLPGMGAAPRSIAQDVANVQGLTLAIGLHDPRQPVPDIERSAWSSRAWTFQERALSARCVYFTDSQMVFKCVHSAVMLEETVPVPDPAFQHATIEDQSQSDLIASLWSHPSLSQFANKGFSSSRDEDAVIMITEDIDIEAFMKMGLKERREIAPVFDIAVDPPRDFMDSLGDTGELRTPWDLYRRAVDDYTKRKLSWESDAVNAFAGVEHIVRRGINTKFWFGLPSFAFEQALLWQAREPLQLRLQNDAPVFPSWSWAAWQGQVFYRGRGWKNSLLWDPAPVIRWLVEETPQWFIDRYKAMEDPTEEEVEDYAQKVAKARLLLRELDVYTLHHMDTSGKDGWVVSRNEEFNRHIYSHDAYPGVQFTYPVDLPGHKINDLPDMNGVLLFYAHVVPITSCDMEKASFKMKVEDGFLQLGLNDESRSSNYRRPWQRIVYHQGYRAGFLTLNSGRCVPPDDDGREYHLAAISRGSLPRVVPPPAGWDQYWDADPRGIQEFVFSEEWRRDPDEALAGMLQETTEPSTRPQNEDGDPHWDEQRFGGIAVLDVYDVLLLMTSDGLSRRLGAGKISYRAFSVARPKTMLVKLA